The following proteins are co-located in the Myxococcus fulvus genome:
- a CDS encoding metallophosphoesterase: protein MDSPARFIVFAVLTGLITVAVHIYLYRRLFADTLEDARWRRVGMGVLTVLGTLLVLSWSVTRFLPMDALFAVATGVWMWMGAALYLLLALWSIGGARALGRRLTGSRVSKERTGDAVAGGLMAVVEGAGSGLEVEVAPAEVNVERRRFLARATAGGALLASGGLTGYGAWRAFHPPVVNEVAVRLPGLPKALDGFTIVHLSDIHVGPVIQRRFMDELVARCNDLRPDLVAITGDLVDGKVASLGPAVAALRELRAGYGTYFVTGNHEYYWDQDAWAQALEGMDIQVLRNRHVRIGDAGASFDLVGVDDWSGGHTGVRGYDLEAAVKGREPERAAVLLAHQPSNWRVAAQAGMGLQLSGHTHGGQFFPFTLAVSAIWEHDAGHFQEDGKHLYVSRGTGFWGPPLRVGAPPEIVKVTLLA from the coding sequence ATGGATTCACCGGCGCGCTTCATCGTCTTCGCGGTGCTCACGGGGCTCATCACCGTGGCCGTCCACATCTACCTGTATCGGCGCCTGTTCGCGGACACGCTGGAGGACGCGCGGTGGCGGCGGGTGGGGATGGGGGTGCTGACGGTGCTGGGCACGTTGTTGGTGCTGTCCTGGTCCGTGACGCGCTTCTTGCCGATGGACGCGTTGTTCGCGGTGGCCACGGGCGTGTGGATGTGGATGGGCGCGGCGCTGTACCTGCTGCTCGCGCTGTGGAGCATCGGCGGTGCGCGGGCGCTGGGGCGACGACTGACGGGCTCGCGCGTGTCGAAGGAGCGCACCGGAGACGCTGTGGCGGGCGGGTTGATGGCCGTGGTGGAGGGCGCGGGGAGTGGGTTGGAGGTGGAGGTGGCGCCCGCCGAGGTGAACGTGGAGCGGCGGCGATTCCTGGCGCGGGCCACGGCGGGCGGGGCGTTGCTCGCGTCGGGAGGGCTGACGGGTTACGGGGCGTGGCGTGCGTTCCATCCGCCGGTGGTGAACGAGGTGGCGGTGAGGTTGCCGGGGCTACCGAAGGCGTTGGATGGGTTCACCATCGTCCACCTGAGTGACATCCACGTGGGGCCGGTCATCCAGCGGCGGTTCATGGATGAGCTGGTGGCGCGGTGCAATGACTTGCGTCCGGACCTGGTGGCCATCACGGGGGACCTGGTGGACGGGAAGGTGGCGTCATTGGGGCCCGCGGTGGCGGCGCTGCGGGAGCTCCGGGCGGGGTACGGGACGTACTTCGTGACGGGGAACCACGAGTACTACTGGGACCAGGATGCGTGGGCGCAGGCGTTGGAGGGAATGGACATCCAGGTGCTGCGCAATCGGCATGTGAGGATTGGCGATGCGGGGGCGTCGTTCGATTTGGTGGGCGTGGATGATTGGTCCGGCGGGCATACGGGCGTGCGTGGGTATGATTTGGAGGCGGCGGTGAAGGGGCGTGAGCCGGAGCGGGCGGCGGTGTTGCTGGCGCATCAGCCCTCGAACTGGCGGGTGGCGGCGCAGGCGGGGATGGGATTGCAGTTGTCGGGACACACGCATGGAGGACAGTTCTTCCCCTTCACGCTCGCGGTGTCGGCCATCTGGGAGCACGACGCGGGACACTTCCAGGAGGACGGCAAGCACCTGTATGTCAGCCGCGGAACGGGCTTCTGGGGTCCACCGCTGCGCGTCGGCGCTCCGCCCGAAATCGTGAAGGTGACGCTGCTGGCCTGA
- a CDS encoding serine/threonine-protein kinase, translated as MTAHTLTSPVSRFLDGHLRRDAQGRELSVARFMAGLSGASVVVAAALGPSLGWGLTQALMGLSAVLALYYTALWRVLRSGAFHPAIPWLNVAIEVSIPAVVLAFDLRFQGPIYALTAPTLVIWPTLITLATLRSNPRLALAAGLLVAAEYLGIYFLFVQPLLPESALITLTPRFIATRAFFFVAAGVFTATLARHFLQLTRGALSALREQEVMGKYVLHERVGAGGMAEVYRATYCPEGGFQKQVALKRILPSFADDDDFVAMFRREAELCSSLNHPNIVQVFDLGRHGGTYFLAMEFVDGMPLSTLMRGLSRRPLPVAAVTFLGAELASALDYLHRRTGTDGQPLRLVHRDLNPPNVLVSRFGDVKLSDFGIARDSARSQLTAAGSVRGKLGYMAPEQAAGRPFDGRADLFALGLTLHEALTGRRALQGSTQEALLRATLDQEVLPPSRFNPEVPPALDAAVMGLLEKRPEQRTASGAILRQQLLALEGESAPYPRGQALLAGVLREVSERQQQEKAAQASPEAPARAPASARSA; from the coding sequence ATGACCGCCCACACCCTGACGAGCCCCGTCTCCCGCTTCCTCGACGGACACCTACGACGCGATGCGCAGGGACGTGAGCTGTCCGTGGCGCGCTTCATGGCGGGCCTGTCCGGCGCGTCGGTGGTGGTGGCGGCGGCGCTGGGCCCCTCGCTGGGCTGGGGGCTGACGCAGGCCCTGATGGGGTTGTCGGCGGTGCTGGCGCTCTACTACACGGCGCTGTGGCGCGTGCTGCGCTCGGGGGCGTTCCATCCGGCCATCCCCTGGCTCAACGTGGCCATCGAGGTCAGCATCCCCGCGGTGGTGCTCGCGTTCGACCTGCGCTTCCAGGGGCCCATCTATGCGCTCACGGCGCCCACGCTGGTCATCTGGCCCACGCTGATTACGCTGGCCACGTTGCGCAGCAACCCCCGGCTGGCGCTGGCCGCCGGCCTGCTGGTGGCCGCCGAGTACCTGGGCATCTACTTCCTCTTCGTCCAGCCGCTGCTGCCGGAGTCGGCGCTCATCACGCTGACGCCGCGCTTCATCGCCACGCGGGCCTTCTTCTTCGTGGCCGCGGGCGTCTTCACCGCCACGCTGGCCAGGCACTTCCTGCAGCTGACGCGGGGCGCGCTGTCCGCGCTGCGCGAGCAGGAGGTCATGGGCAAGTACGTGCTGCACGAGCGCGTGGGCGCGGGCGGCATGGCGGAGGTGTACCGGGCCACGTACTGCCCGGAGGGCGGCTTCCAGAAGCAGGTGGCCCTCAAGCGCATCCTCCCCTCGTTCGCGGACGACGATGACTTCGTCGCCATGTTCCGCCGGGAGGCGGAGCTGTGCTCGTCGCTCAACCACCCCAACATCGTGCAGGTCTTCGACCTGGGGCGGCACGGGGGCACGTACTTCCTGGCGATGGAGTTCGTGGATGGGATGCCGCTGAGCACGCTGATGCGGGGGCTTTCGCGCAGGCCGCTGCCGGTGGCGGCGGTGACGTTCCTGGGGGCGGAGCTGGCGTCGGCGCTCGACTACCTGCACCGGCGCACGGGCACGGATGGACAGCCGCTGCGGCTGGTGCACCGCGACCTGAACCCGCCCAACGTGCTGGTGTCGCGCTTCGGCGACGTGAAGCTGTCGGACTTCGGCATCGCGCGGGACTCGGCGCGCTCGCAGCTCACGGCCGCGGGCAGCGTGCGCGGCAAGCTGGGCTACATGGCGCCCGAGCAGGCCGCGGGCAGGCCCTTCGACGGGCGCGCGGACCTCTTCGCGCTGGGCCTGACGCTGCACGAGGCGCTCACGGGGCGGCGCGCGCTGCAGGGCTCCACGCAGGAGGCGCTCTTGCGCGCCACGCTGGACCAGGAGGTGCTGCCGCCCTCACGCTTCAATCCGGAGGTGCCGCCCGCGCTGGACGCGGCGGTGATGGGGCTGCTCGAGAAGCGGCCCGAGCAGCGCACCGCCAGCGGGGCCATCCTGCGGCAGCAGCTGCTGGCGCTCGAGGGCGAGTCCGCGCCGTATCCGCGAGGACAGGCGCTGCTCGCCGGCGTCCTGCGCGAGGTCTCGGAGCGGCAGCAGCAGGAGAAGGCGGCCCAGGCCTCGCCCGAGGCCCCCGCGCGCGCACCAGCCTCCGCGCGCTCGGCGTAA
- a CDS encoding TIGR02269 family lipoprotein — protein sequence MRTRLAVCLSLFAVSWLGCASVAPSVAQQAWVEAETECDASSEDQCVTLLCLGDTCGFYPCESTPGAIELTRFPPSRPPAAAAAPGSGPRRNWGGAQQLPKGWVMTFPNWNGAPSQVIPPSRQLTQGRWEKHHIFPQSPDLAEWFDLQGVKIHHYTMPIPLHVHRRIHDGTGKGGAWNTAWRQFKANSPNAPPAEIFRFAGELIYRFELVGGPIRPYYQRPGT from the coding sequence ATGCGAACCCGACTCGCCGTCTGCCTTTCGCTGTTCGCCGTCTCCTGGCTGGGCTGCGCCAGCGTCGCGCCCTCCGTGGCACAGCAGGCCTGGGTGGAGGCAGAGACCGAGTGCGACGCCTCGAGCGAGGACCAGTGCGTCACCCTGCTGTGTCTGGGAGACACCTGTGGGTTCTATCCCTGCGAGAGCACGCCCGGCGCAATCGAGCTGACGCGGTTTCCTCCCTCGCGCCCACCTGCCGCCGCGGCGGCTCCGGGCAGCGGGCCGAGGAGGAACTGGGGAGGCGCGCAGCAGCTCCCCAAGGGCTGGGTGATGACGTTCCCCAACTGGAACGGCGCACCCTCCCAGGTCATTCCGCCCTCACGTCAGCTCACCCAGGGACGTTGGGAGAAGCACCACATCTTCCCCCAGTCCCCGGACTTGGCCGAGTGGTTCGACCTCCAGGGGGTGAAGATCCATCACTACACCATGCCCATTCCGCTCCACGTCCACCGACGCATCCACGATGGAACCGGCAAGGGCGGGGCGTGGAATACCGCATGGCGACAGTTCAAAGCGAACAGCCCCAACGCACCTCCTGCGGAGATTTTTCGATTCGCAGGCGAGTTGATCTACCGCTTCGAACTGGTGGGCGGGCCCATTCGGCCCTACTACCAGCGTCCTGGTACATGA
- a CDS encoding TetR/AcrR family transcriptional regulator has translation MGKEPAKRELKQERSARTRVDILEAAITLFAKRGFLATTMADLARAIHMTPGALYWHFPAKEDLLLAAIDELHQRYVIAFEPLFAHYRSLSAHEQLLAFTRRTHDFLGQHRECGIFFGMLAAEAADSNERVADAIREKLGLYSHILGGILRHGQKTGEFRQDFDPHIAAQGIFGGYMGALMYQNLFRATLDYNPMAAALDGLLANGALARKGG, from the coding sequence ATGGGCAAGGAACCAGCGAAACGAGAGCTCAAGCAGGAACGCTCCGCGCGCACCCGCGTGGACATCCTCGAAGCGGCCATCACCCTGTTCGCCAAGCGTGGCTTCCTCGCCACCACCATGGCCGACCTCGCCCGCGCCATCCACATGACGCCCGGCGCCCTGTACTGGCACTTCCCCGCCAAGGAAGACCTGCTCCTCGCCGCCATCGACGAACTCCACCAACGCTACGTCATCGCCTTCGAGCCCCTCTTCGCCCACTACCGCTCCCTCTCCGCCCACGAGCAGCTCCTCGCCTTCACCCGCCGCACCCACGACTTCCTCGGGCAACATCGCGAGTGCGGCATCTTCTTCGGCATGCTCGCCGCCGAGGCGGCCGACTCCAATGAGCGCGTGGCCGACGCCATCCGCGAGAAGCTCGGCCTGTACTCCCACATCCTCGGCGGCATCCTCCGCCACGGCCAGAAGACCGGTGAGTTCCGCCAGGACTTCGACCCCCACATCGCCGCCCAGGGCATCTTCGGCGGCTACATGGGCGCGCTCATGTACCAGAACCTCTTCCGCGCCACCCTCGACTACAACCCGATGGCCGCCGCCCTCGACGGACTGCTGGCCAACGGCGCCCTCGCGCGCAAGGGCGGCTGA
- a CDS encoding amidohydrolase family protein, which translates to MSPRSLLAALSAVLLFQVGCSREDPKPCEGTDCTQAAVCGNGVQEEGEACDDGNKVGGDGCEADCTSTPTRPQAACGNGRLEGAEVCDDGNLTGQDGCEADCSLTLTRCAAADAPPLASGATCEVSKPGNGARLFTGLVLKDDETLVGGQVLVDASGVITCASCDCSAEAGAAEATHVACPTGVISPGLINTHEHVTKQNGPFAMTDERYEHRLDWVVGLGNHTRIANSTRSAVDAVSYIELRHLLAGTTSIAGLGGAAGLLRNVDQPVSRLEGLDQWSTASVDFPLGNRETDIKTNTCDYVSMPRTSGLPNHGTYLPHLAEGIGEEALNEFRCLSTGINDVIQPRTSLISAVGVTAKEIALMAERGTGLIWSPRSNVALYGDTAMVTAYKRLGVNIALGTDWVQSGSMNLLRELKCADTLNTVQFDRAFSDVDLWRMVTSQAAEAVEMQAGVGRIAPGKLGDLAIYSLRTHAASPHRAVISAEAADVVLTMRGGKALYGDQALVGALVSGAEPCDALDVCGSGKTVCVQSELKKTLATLEAANPEAYKLFACGVPEGEPVCVPRRISNNPSFPASVKRSNVYSGESRSDDPDGDGLKGNTDNCPFVFNPIRPMDGGKQADSDGDGVGDACDVCPLNANTTTCTTYTAGDDDHDGHPTWQDNCPYVANPDQADQDGDGNGDACDACVSDPNPGHLGCSAVSVHQLKTQDGDGRYPWVGKTVSFNDVVVTALVRGALTEMGFWVQVHPLPSGLGVENSGIYVYAPKDDLVVGDRLDIVTATLTIYQGLPELVDVKYRKRGAGSALPTPVAVTTADVRTGGPRAKALEGVLVDVFDVTVSSGVDSFSQFLVNESGDPGQAGLMVDDFAYSYRDPAVGTKYGALRGVLTYMFSDSKVLPRSSADLMAPMPTLTSFGPGAYVRLGGTGAVSTFPQVLTLTLSGTYTEAIDVAVTSSNSAALRVVNDVVRVPRNQSSVEVKVEALAPAESVVLTATLRGVSRQATVRVLGQDEQALVARLSPAEVTMVPGGSVTYTVSLDRPAADNASVALFAAPETGFGTFTPAVSVPVAKNAMQTTFTFTLDEAAAGPSGTVTAVVGTSQASSTVTVDLTAPRLVSLSPAGPVSVRYGETLEFRVTLSSAPAQDLAVTLGAAPGTGVTRYGSVPATVTVPAGSTEATFLFTADAEGEGTGTVTASLLGVSRAATVTVTPPPAKLASLTPATATVYFGAKQGFTVTLDRAAQAGGAVVEVALTPATGLGTLESATVTVAEGQRTAQAIFTAGTEVATGTLSATYAGVTLTAQVSTAERPELNHLVVNEVDYDQRSTDTREFVELFNPTPVAVSLDGLFLVYVNGGVAQPVSYAKIDLKSVGTLGPGEYLVVGPEAVIGALRDLPGVKVLLSTTSIQNGGTASSPSADAVALYDSLQDSIVDSMSYEGPVMQASISGSQKRFDLQEGPRSTVGLVDIDTVEGSLSRIPNGSDTDDNVEDFRFTTQLTPGAPNVLVAP; encoded by the coding sequence ATGTCGCCTCGTTCGTTGTTGGCCGCGCTCAGCGCGGTGTTGCTGTTCCAGGTCGGGTGCTCGCGGGAGGACCCGAAGCCCTGTGAGGGGACGGACTGCACCCAGGCCGCTGTCTGCGGCAACGGGGTCCAGGAGGAAGGGGAGGCGTGCGACGACGGCAACAAGGTGGGCGGCGACGGCTGTGAGGCGGACTGTACCTCCACGCCCACCCGGCCGCAGGCGGCCTGTGGCAACGGCCGGCTGGAGGGCGCGGAGGTCTGCGACGACGGCAACCTGACGGGCCAGGACGGCTGTGAGGCGGACTGCTCGCTGACGCTCACGCGGTGCGCGGCGGCGGACGCCCCGCCCCTGGCGAGCGGCGCCACGTGCGAGGTCTCCAAGCCCGGCAACGGCGCCCGCCTGTTCACGGGCCTGGTGCTCAAGGACGACGAGACGCTGGTGGGCGGCCAGGTGCTGGTGGACGCCAGCGGCGTCATCACCTGCGCGTCGTGTGACTGCTCCGCGGAGGCGGGCGCCGCCGAGGCCACGCACGTGGCGTGCCCCACGGGCGTCATCTCCCCGGGCCTCATCAACACGCACGAGCACGTCACCAAGCAGAACGGGCCGTTCGCCATGACGGACGAGCGCTACGAGCACCGGCTGGACTGGGTCGTCGGCCTGGGCAACCACACGCGCATCGCCAACAGCACGCGCTCGGCGGTGGACGCGGTGAGCTACATCGAGCTGCGCCACCTGCTGGCGGGCACCACGTCCATCGCGGGCCTGGGCGGCGCCGCGGGCCTGTTGCGCAACGTGGACCAGCCGGTCAGCCGTCTGGAGGGCCTGGACCAGTGGAGCACCGCGTCCGTGGACTTCCCGCTGGGCAACCGCGAGACGGACATCAAGACCAACACGTGTGACTACGTCAGCATGCCGCGCACCTCGGGCCTGCCGAACCACGGCACGTACCTGCCGCACCTGGCCGAGGGCATCGGCGAGGAGGCGCTCAACGAGTTCCGCTGCCTGTCGACGGGCATCAACGACGTCATCCAGCCGCGCACGTCCCTCATCAGCGCGGTGGGCGTGACGGCGAAGGAGATTGCGTTGATGGCGGAGCGGGGCACGGGCCTCATCTGGTCGCCGCGCTCCAACGTCGCGCTGTACGGCGACACGGCGATGGTGACGGCGTACAAGCGGCTGGGGGTGAACATCGCGCTGGGCACGGACTGGGTGCAGTCGGGCTCCATGAACCTGCTGCGCGAGCTGAAGTGCGCGGACACGCTCAACACCGTGCAGTTCGACCGGGCCTTCAGCGACGTGGACCTGTGGCGGATGGTGACCAGCCAGGCCGCGGAGGCGGTGGAGATGCAGGCCGGGGTGGGTCGCATCGCCCCGGGCAAGCTGGGTGACCTGGCCATCTACTCGCTGCGCACGCACGCCGCCTCTCCGCACCGCGCGGTCATCAGCGCGGAGGCCGCGGACGTGGTGCTGACGATGCGCGGCGGCAAGGCGCTCTACGGAGACCAGGCGCTGGTGGGCGCGCTCGTGTCCGGCGCGGAGCCGTGTGACGCGCTGGACGTGTGCGGCAGCGGCAAGACGGTGTGCGTGCAGTCGGAGCTGAAGAAGACGCTGGCCACGCTGGAGGCCGCCAACCCGGAGGCCTACAAGCTGTTCGCCTGCGGCGTGCCCGAGGGGGAGCCGGTGTGCGTGCCCCGCCGCATCTCCAACAACCCCAGCTTCCCCGCGTCGGTGAAGCGCTCGAACGTGTACTCCGGCGAGAGCCGCTCGGATGACCCGGACGGCGACGGCCTGAAGGGCAACACCGACAACTGCCCGTTCGTCTTCAACCCCATCCGTCCGATGGACGGTGGCAAGCAGGCCGACTCGGACGGCGACGGCGTCGGTGACGCGTGCGACGTGTGCCCGCTGAACGCGAACACGACCACGTGCACCACGTACACCGCGGGCGACGACGACCACGACGGTCACCCCACGTGGCAGGACAACTGCCCCTACGTGGCCAACCCGGACCAGGCGGACCAGGACGGCGACGGCAACGGTGATGCGTGCGACGCGTGTGTCTCCGACCCGAACCCGGGCCACCTGGGCTGCTCGGCCGTCTCGGTCCATCAGCTGAAGACGCAGGACGGGGATGGCCGCTATCCGTGGGTGGGCAAGACGGTGTCGTTCAACGACGTCGTCGTCACGGCGCTGGTGCGCGGCGCGCTGACGGAGATGGGCTTCTGGGTTCAGGTGCACCCGCTGCCGTCGGGGCTGGGCGTGGAGAACTCGGGCATCTACGTGTACGCGCCCAAGGACGACCTGGTGGTGGGGGACCGGCTGGACATCGTCACGGCGACGCTGACCATCTACCAGGGGCTGCCGGAGCTGGTGGACGTGAAGTACCGCAAGCGCGGCGCGGGCAGCGCGCTGCCGACGCCGGTGGCCGTCACCACGGCGGACGTGCGGACCGGTGGGCCTCGGGCGAAGGCGCTGGAGGGCGTGCTGGTGGACGTGTTCGACGTGACGGTCTCCAGCGGCGTCGACTCCTTCTCGCAGTTCCTGGTCAACGAGAGCGGGGACCCGGGGCAGGCGGGGCTGATGGTGGATGACTTCGCCTACAGCTACCGGGACCCGGCGGTGGGGACGAAGTACGGCGCGCTGCGCGGAGTGCTGACGTACATGTTCAGCGACTCGAAGGTGTTGCCGCGCAGCTCGGCGGACCTGATGGCGCCCATGCCGACGCTGACGAGCTTCGGGCCGGGGGCCTACGTCCGCCTGGGTGGGACGGGCGCGGTGAGCACCTTCCCGCAGGTCCTCACGCTGACGCTGTCGGGCACGTACACGGAGGCCATCGACGTCGCCGTCACCTCCAGCAACAGCGCCGCGCTGCGCGTGGTCAACGACGTGGTGCGCGTGCCGCGCAACCAGAGCTCGGTGGAGGTGAAGGTGGAGGCCCTGGCGCCCGCGGAGAGCGTGGTGCTGACGGCCACGCTGCGCGGAGTGTCGCGGCAGGCCACGGTGCGCGTGCTGGGCCAGGATGAGCAGGCGCTGGTGGCGCGCCTGTCGCCCGCGGAGGTGACGATGGTGCCGGGCGGCTCGGTGACGTACACGGTGTCGTTGGACCGGCCCGCGGCGGACAACGCGTCCGTGGCGCTGTTCGCGGCGCCGGAGACGGGGTTCGGCACCTTCACGCCGGCGGTCTCCGTGCCGGTGGCGAAGAACGCGATGCAGACGACGTTCACCTTCACGCTCGACGAGGCGGCGGCGGGGCCCTCGGGCACGGTGACGGCGGTGGTGGGGACCAGCCAGGCCAGCTCCACGGTGACGGTGGACCTGACGGCGCCCAGGCTCGTGTCGCTGTCGCCCGCGGGGCCGGTGTCCGTGCGGTACGGCGAGACGCTGGAGTTCCGGGTGACGTTGTCCTCGGCGCCCGCGCAGGACCTGGCGGTGACGTTGGGGGCGGCGCCGGGGACGGGGGTGACGCGCTACGGCTCGGTGCCGGCCACGGTGACGGTGCCGGCGGGGAGCACGGAGGCCACGTTCCTGTTCACCGCGGACGCGGAGGGTGAGGGGACGGGCACGGTGACGGCGTCGCTGCTCGGGGTGAGCCGCGCGGCGACCGTGACGGTGACGCCGCCTCCGGCGAAGCTCGCCTCGCTGACGCCGGCGACGGCGACGGTGTACTTCGGCGCGAAGCAGGGCTTCACGGTGACGTTGGACCGCGCGGCGCAGGCGGGTGGCGCCGTCGTCGAGGTGGCGCTGACGCCGGCGACGGGCCTGGGGACGCTCGAGTCCGCGACGGTGACGGTGGCGGAGGGCCAGCGGACCGCGCAGGCCATCTTCACCGCGGGCACCGAGGTGGCGACGGGGACCTTGAGCGCGACGTACGCGGGCGTGACGCTGACGGCGCAGGTCTCCACGGCGGAGCGCCCCGAGCTGAATCACCTGGTGGTCAACGAGGTCGACTACGACCAGCGCAGCACGGACACGCGGGAGTTCGTGGAGCTCTTCAACCCGACGCCGGTCGCCGTCTCGCTGGATGGGTTGTTCCTGGTGTACGTGAACGGCGGCGTGGCGCAGCCGGTGAGCTACGCGAAGATTGATTTGAAGAGCGTGGGCACGCTGGGGCCGGGCGAGTACCTGGTGGTGGGTCCGGAGGCGGTGATTGGCGCGCTTCGTGACCTGCCGGGCGTGAAGGTGCTGCTGTCGACGACGTCCATCCAGAATGGTGGCACGGCGAGCAGCCCCTCGGCGGACGCGGTGGCCCTCTACGACAGTCTCCAGGACTCGATTGTGGACTCGATGTCGTATGAGGGCCCGGTGATGCAGGCGAGCATCAGCGGTTCACAGAAGCGGTTCGACCTGCAGGAGGGGCCGCGGAGCACCGTGGGCCTGGTGGACATCGACACGGTGGAGGGCTCGCTGTCGCGGATTCCGAACGGCTCGGACACGGACGACAACGTGGAGGACTTCCGGTTCACCACGCAGCTGACGCCGGGTGCGCCGAACGTGCTCGTCGCGCCCTGA
- a CDS encoding double-CXXCG motif protein, translated as MTRYFRLRENMATVTGDFDACHKWKLPGVHCPTCKLTWATAGLLYPAVDLSQLPERREFEKARPEPFAEFARLRELVRPLAPPNALLLPGTLFGPLVGRASGDFGAFTSLGNLPWVVRKDAFERLQAEGIRGLLGGPTELRFRKKNPPELLELQLEPHGQLHPDCIPPDVPPPCELCGHRYFRLPDDPILDAASLPSDLDLFRVGNFATVSVVTERFMDAVQRLELSGLTFHELPTR; from the coding sequence ATGACCCGGTACTTCCGGCTGCGCGAGAACATGGCAACCGTCACAGGAGACTTCGATGCGTGCCACAAGTGGAAGCTCCCTGGCGTCCATTGCCCCACCTGCAAACTAACCTGGGCCACGGCGGGGCTCCTGTACCCGGCCGTAGACCTGTCCCAACTGCCGGAGCGCCGCGAGTTCGAGAAAGCCCGTCCCGAACCCTTCGCCGAATTCGCACGGCTCCGAGAGCTGGTGCGCCCTCTCGCACCGCCAAATGCCCTGCTCCTTCCCGGCACGCTGTTCGGCCCTCTCGTGGGCAGAGCGTCCGGAGATTTCGGCGCGTTCACATCCTTGGGCAATCTGCCTTGGGTCGTTCGCAAGGATGCCTTCGAGCGCCTCCAGGCCGAAGGAATCCGAGGCCTCCTCGGCGGCCCTACCGAGCTGCGCTTCCGCAAGAAGAACCCACCGGAACTCCTGGAGCTCCAACTCGAGCCCCATGGCCAACTGCACCCGGACTGCATCCCTCCGGATGTGCCCCCTCCGTGCGAACTGTGTGGCCACAGGTACTTCCGCCTCCCGGATGACCCCATCCTGGACGCAGCCTCACTGCCCTCGGACCTGGACCTGTTCCGGGTGGGCAACTTCGCGACGGTGAGCGTCGTCACCGAGCGCTTCATGGACGCCGTGCAGCGCCTGGAGTTGTCCGGCCTCACCTTCCACGAGCTGCCCACCCGTTAG